DNA from Vulpes vulpes isolate BD-2025 chromosome 9, VulVul3, whole genome shotgun sequence:
GAGGGCGGGCTTGTCCAGGCCTCACGTCTGTCAGTGTGTGCTAGGTCAGGTGTCGGCTCCCGGTGGGTGGATGGTCTGCAGGCCACCGGTCTCCACAGACAACACCGTGTTGTCTCCAGGGCCCTGCCCTACCCCTGCCTCCAGCCAGGCGCTTGTGGGTTAAGGGGGCACGTAGGGAGGGGGCGACCGGTACGGGGTCATGTTCTTGGGACGGGAGCCCTTGCCCTCCATGGGGGCCGTAAAGGGTGGGGGGGGCTGGTAAGGAGGTGCATTGGGATCCTCCTCCCGCAGGGGCGTGTACTCTCCCACGGTGTCCTGGTTCAGAGGAGTGGTCTCGGGCACGCTCTGGTTGGGGTACtcaggaggggggagaggggcttTCTCCTCCTGCAGGATGAGGGGCATACTGGAGGAGGGGGGGGGCTTGGAGTCATCCAGCTCATCTGCAAAGATGATAGGCACTCCCTTCTTGATGAAAGTGGCCTGGTCCTCCAGTGTTAGCTTGCCCTTCCGCTTCTTTCGATAGCAGATCATGGCAATGATGCCGGCGATGAGCAGGATGGCCGCAACTACTACAGCCGGAATGACTGTGTGCAGATAAACATCATCCTCACTGCTCTTCTCGGGGTCTCTATCCGGCACATCTGTAGATGGTACCTCTGAAGGCACCCTCCTGGGGGGTGCTACAGGGATAAACTGGAGGTGCCGGCAGCTGCCCGAGCCCGTCACAGCAATGCTCGAGGCCTGGAAGTCCGGCTCCAAGGCATTGGAGAAGGCAGCCCGCGGTTTTCCATTGTCCTCGGCGATCCTCTGGCTCAGGGCCATGATCTGCTCCTTGGGGCAGGGCTCCAGGGGCAGTGTGTTGTTAGTCCACTCCACTAGGATGGAACCCCGGGTGATATTCTGTAGAGTGATGGTGCTGCAGTTGCGGTCTCCGAAGGCGAAGGCTAGCTTCTTCACCAGGGAGATCTTCTTGTGGATGTCATTCACCACTGGCACTGGGTCCCCCATAAACTTGGCCTTGAACCGTGCAGGAGCCCTATCCCCTTGAGGGCGCTTGTGGACATGGATCTCAAAGGCATCCACAGCTGACAGGCCCCCCTTGTCGGTGGCGTGCATGAAGTACTCATGCTTGCCCACGTGGCTGCTGTCAGGCAGGCCATACATAAGCTGGCTGTTGCTGTTGAACTGTACCCAAGACTTCTCACCTACCAGCTGCTGCTCCCGAAGCTTCAAGGTCAGCTTTAGCTTATCAGTGGTGGTGTCCTCGTGGTCATAGAAGGTATCTGATGGGATCTTCACCTCAAAGTAGGTGCCAACCCAGGCATCCACCCTGTCGATGTGGTTCTTCAGTTCTGGCCGCTGGTTCGGTTCTCCTCCACGGGGAACCCCACTTGTGGTGGTGCGGATGCGAGTTGGCGGGGAGGCAGTTTCCAACCTGGTGATGGGAGCTTTGGTGGTGACCCGCGGCACCGGTCGGGGTGTCCGTGGCTTTTTGGTCGGCCTTCGAGTTGTGGTGGTTGAGGAGTCAGTAGAAGGAGTGGCTGGTTTTGGTGTGGATACTCGTGGCTTCTTGGTGGTAGTCGTGGGAGGGGTGGCGACTGCCGTGGGCTCCACATAGCCAGGAATGGTCATCGTTGGACGGATCTGGCCGGGAACTGTGGTGCCAGCTTCTGACACCCGAGTGGGCTGGATTGGGCCTAGAGTCGGGGTCTGAATAATGGCACCTCGAGTCCGAATGGTAACTGTGGGCTTTCCAGGAACAGGATCTCTGACTGGAGGAGCCATTGTCTCTGTCGGAGGAGCAATGGCTGGAGATGTGGGGGTAGGCACAATCCTGGACGGTGGCTCCTGGATGGCTGTGGTTGGAGGCCCAATGGCAGTGACAGGTGTGGGTGTGGCATGGATCTGCCTCCGGATGCGTTTTGGGAGTGGGGGTTTCTTGTTGGCAATATGCCAACCCACCACAGGGTAGCCAAGCTGGGCAGACATAGCACCCTCCCTGGCAGGGGCCTCCACACCATGAATATCAGGCACATTGTTCTGGTTCAGGGAGCAGCCCAGCTTCCAAGAGAGCAGGGCCCCATTCTCTACCACCTTTTTTGCATTTCCTGGGCCAGCCATGAAGGCTGACATGTCAAATAGTCTATTATTCACCACTGGCACCAACTTCATGTTGTGAAGCTCCACTTCTGAGAAGCTCCGCATTCTGTGCAGGAGGTCGATCCTTTGCTTTGGGGTCATCTTGGTGAGGTCAGCATCCAGAATGACTGTTAGGACAGTCACAGGCTCATCAGCAGCGCAGGCAGAGGACACTACCTCAGCAGGGTCTGGGGATGCCGCCCGCACAGACTGTGGCTCACTGTGGTCTTCAGGGTAGACCTCGATAGAGAACACACTGGAGGTCTGGGGGACATGGCTCCCATTGGCCCCCAGCCGTGTGGCGCTCACTGAAATGTAATGAACGCCCTTATCGGTGTCAAGAGGGAGACCCTCCAGGGTGTGGCTCTGTGGGTCCCAGTGCAGCCAGGATGGCAAGACCTCTTTCCCCACTGCTGACACCTAAAAGAGACACCAGCATGAGTTAAGTGGCACTGTCAATGCATAACCTGACAATGATCACAACAGCTCATCCCTGGCCTAGCCTGAATTGTGTGACAGGAATTGTGTAATTCAGAATTTCTGTTGGGGGAACCAGATCCTTTCCTGGAGATCTCATTCATTGGTCATGAAAGACTGAGGCTGCCAGACAGTCTAGTTTGGAAGgcaaatgacttgctcaaggccacactaTGAGGAGACAGCAGTGGTGGTACTCAAATACATGTCTCATCCTGGAGAACTAATGCCATGGAGCTCAAGAACATGGAGAGTTTTTTAACACTGAAATGTCCTGTCACCTAGTTGCCCACTTGGCCTGCAGAATCAGGTCCAAGGGTCTCACCCCTCAACACTCCTTTCCAACTTTGTCTCAGACTTCTCCTTGCCCTCTGAAGACACCATTGTGTTTGAGTCATATGCCCTTCCTGCCATAAGGGAAGGGCATAAGACTCAAATGTATATGACCTTGGGTGTAAAGGACAATTCAATGTCCTCAGGTGCCTCACTTTACAACTACCACGTCAGTGGAACATATATTCAAGTATAGTGGGACACATTTGGGTAGCAAATATGGCTAGACATTATCTAACGTCTTCATTAACCCTGCTTTTCAAACCTCAGGAAAAATTGCAACACCTGGGTGGGGTACTGGAAACAACTACTCTAGAAGAGTGTTTATCAAAGATTCCCAGAAGCTCTGGTCTCTAAAGGGAGAGTTCTTTAGTCAATGAAGTTTGGGAAATACATAAAGCTCTGCTCTTACAGAGCCCAAGCACAGAAACAGGCCTGAGGAGCTTACCCCCTCATTCCACCCAACAGCACttcccaggtgctcctattttaGAGTAAAAGTCCTTTTCAACAGGAACATGACTGGTAATAATCAAGGTATGCAGAGAAACTTCTATCATCAGCTGACAAGAAGGAAACAAGATTTGTGCCTCTTGCCCAGGGCCCTATCTAGGACTACTCTCACCTTTGGGAAATACCTATTCTTGCCCCCAAAGCAAGAAAGGTGGCACCTACTCTCTGGTCTAATGAAAGGCACTCAGCTCCACCATCCTGTCCCCCAGAGTCCAACATCTGGCATATCTTACTGCCAGCTTCAACCCAGGGATTGCCCTTCATGGCCACTACTTGTCAGCAGAAAGATACCAAAATGCTTTTCTTCCCGCAGCAGGAAGGCCAGAGCCAGGCCTGCTGGGCTCCCTAGGGGCTCCACTTTCTCAGGATTCTTGCCAAAAGCCAGAAACCTGACTGGGAAGGAGACTGTGAGCTCCTACCTGATCTTCCCAGTCAGGACCTGGTGTCCAGGCCATGTCATTCTATCAATCTTACCAGAGACTGGATACTCACCCCCCTATAAGCAGGTTTCCTGCCTCCAGCAAAAACCCATAAGAAGACATCAGACATTGTTAGAAGTAACTGTTATTGGCACTATCCTTTACCGCTTCTGAGCCACTGAGATTACCAAGGATCTGTGAATAACATTTCTTTTGTGACATCACAGCAACTTGAGGTGCACCACTATCCCCTTAAGGCACCACTAAGAATCCCCCTTTCTGTCATTCACCATCCACTGCAAACACAGCCCACATCAGAAGTGGtaaaataggagcacctgggtggctcagtcagttaagtgtctgcctttggctcaggttgtgatcctaggatcctgggatcgagcccccacatcaacgctccctgctcaggggagcctgcttctctctctccctctgcccctccctgctgctcatgctttctcattctctgtcaaataagtaaaacctttttttttttttttttaatttgtatttacttatgatagtcacacagagagagagagagagagagaggcagagacataggcagaaggagaagcaggctccatgcaccaggagcccgacatgggattcaatcctgggtctccaggatcgcgccctgggccaaaggcaggcaccaaaccgctgcgctacccagggatccccaaataagtaaaatcttaaaaaaaaaaaaaaaaaaaaaaaaaggtaaaatatctgtAAACATGGGTGTCTTCAAATCCgtgaaaaacaataaacatatttttcctttaaaatcttttttagcaggcagcccgggtggctgagcgtttagcgctgcctttggcccagggcctgttcctggggacctgggattgggtcccacgttgggctccctgcatggagcctgcttctccctctgcctgtgtctctgcctctctctctgtctctctgtgtgtgtctctcatgaataaataaaatctttaaaaaaaaaaaaaacttctttagctacaaaaataatacttataatgccttaaatttttttagttatgTTAAATATGAAAACTGTCACATCCACATATAAACATGTAAAGCAAAGGCTAACTGCTCTTATTTTGCAAAAAATAGGAAGCAAAGCTGTAAGGCCCATATGGAGTAGTCAGGGAACAATGAGATGTTCCCATATGGTGGGGCATGACTTGGGGTCCTGAGAGGCACTGAGTAGGTGAGCCAGGGTGTAGTGAGCTTTCCAGCCACCCAAGTATGTTTCCTAACCGCACTCTATCCCAATGGCCACCACTGGGATGACAGTACACCTAGTAGAGGGAAGGCCTAGAACAGAAAGCTCAAGGTGAAGCCATCCAAAGGGAAGCCACCTATAGAGAAAATCAGAGCTGGGAGAGAGACCAGGACAGGCTCTGGAAGTGGGTGCCAATTGGCTGGCCAGGCCCATGGGACATTCCTGAGAAGCCAGGCAGCTATGCCTGTGCCCACCCCTATGGATTCCATCAGCACATATGAGTAAGTAGTCCCAGTGCTTTTCTAAGTCTCTCACCAGCTACACAAGGGCACTTTAcaacagagaaaacagagaagggcCCCGCCTCCTCAAGCTTCCCCACCTGGCTGGGGAATTCCAATTCCTATTCTGCTGACCCCAACAGCCATAGCTCTGCTGCCAGACATTTCCTAAGGAATAAGCCCAAGCCCTCTTTGGCCAAGGTTCCCACATGGCCACGCTCAGAAGACATACACTTATTTAAACTATGCCAAGTAACATCATTACTTGTTAATAACATGTAACTGCCTCTCCAACCTACACTTCTGCCTTCCATTCTGCAGACTCTGGCTCCTCAGGATCCTGGAGCATTGGCCATGCCCTGGCCACAGGACAGGTGTCCAACCTGGATCTAGAAACCTGAAGCAGACAGTCCCCAAAGTCTTGGGTACTCCTCAGATAGGAATGAAAGGTATCAACCTGAAAGTTCTAAAATCCATGCATCTCTGAGCATCCTGTACTGGGAATGTTAGGCCTAGGCAGCACTTCAAGTGACAGTGATTCACTGTAATAAATGGCcacaagaagcaaaacaaatacaaGCTTTACAAAGAACCTAGCCAAGTCACTAGCAAACTGGTATCTCTGCATTTTCAAGGCCATTTGGGGAAAGCCCCTGGACAGGGAAGCCTGAACATGCCTAAAGGGCTGCCAGTGTCCACAGTCCCTGAAGGATTCCACCAACAGCCCCACCCTTCTGAGGGCACTCAGTTGAGGGAATGCTCTGTAATATAACACCTGCTCTACCCTGTAAAAGCAGGAGCCCTTCAGCCCATGGGAACTCGACACATCTTCCCAAGCCTTCAAACCTTTCAGGCTCTAGAACACTTTTCCCCTCAGGGCCTAAGGGCAAAGCGGGATATAAAAGTTCCTCCAGAGAGATGCTGCCCCCATGGCAAGCCAGGACTCTTCCCTATAACAACAGCCAACCTGACAGGAAGCCTCATCTCCAGTAGTCCTTGGCTGAATCCTGGTTCCAGACAGACTGGGGCTTGACCCAACCTTAgccctgttttctcatctgtaaaaaaagggaaaatgatgcCATCCTTGTACAATCACAGGGCCAGGCACATGCTGGATTTTCTGTGGGTGCGGGTTCCCTGCCCACTCCTGGGCTGAGAGAGGACCCAATATGCATTGTGAGGCTACTGCAGCAATAGGTCCAGGGTCCACTCCCAAGTCTTCCTTCCGGCCTTGGACCCAGCACATGTTGCGGAGCCTTGCCTCCCTGGTCATCCCCGAGAGCAGAAGCTCAAAACATCAAAGGGAAGTGGGGAGGCCACAGGAAGGGAAAACCAGGACTCCCAGGGGAACAAGGCCCTGGGACCCTCAGAGACTTGCTTGCCAACCATGGATGAAAACCGAGGAGCCTGGGGGAGGAACTTGCAAGGACAACCCAACCAGCATTCACCTCTTTAGTCTCAAATAGATGTGCTCTATCCTGGCACGTTTGTACAAGAGATTCAGACTATTCTTGGATCTCTGGGTTTGTTCAGATAAAGATTTCTGCCCTAGCTGTACTAACTATAACTAACACTTAATGGTTGCTCTGTGTTAAGTGCTCATCAGTACCAGCACATGTGTTTGGGTGACAGGCTAGTCCAGGCCATGGAACTCCTCCAGGGTTTCAGATCACTCAGCCCTCCATCACCAAATACCAATATTGCCTTGGAATTGGGGGAGGCAAGGCATGCCGACCTTATAAAGCCACCACCATGGAAAGAAGCCTTCCATGGCTTCCAGGCTGTTGGTGGGAACACCTGTAGGAGAGAGAAACTGCAGGAAGAAACTGCAGGAAGATCTTCGTTGATTTACGAAGATCACAGGCTCTACCTCACAGGCTCACATAGAGCCAGAAATCTTTCCAATTTCAGCAACCTTCAGAGAGGACATGCTTCTGAGATAGAAGGCAAGCCCACCACTGAGGAAAACAAGATTTCCAACCGCCATATCCAGTTTTAGAAATCTTGATCCATGAAATACATCTAAAAACTaagaatcaaaaccacaaaacttGGACAGACCCATATGGAGCTCCAAAGACTACCCACCGGCAATGCCCACAATGAATCACCATGACCAATGACTGGGGAACTGCCAAGTGTGAAGGTTTTTGTCACTCTTTAGCCTATATTAGCAGATAACTAGTAACTGACTCCCTCTTCAGTTCTGGGGCATTCTCTCTAACTGCCTCACTGGTGCCCTCTCTCTCACAAAGTACAATGTCAAACACCAGTTTGATAAAGATATAGTACCTATTCCAAACACTATGTAACACAAGCAACATGTCTCACCTCAAATcagtatccttaaaaaaaaaaaatcagtatcctTCTAAGTCTGGAAAGAGCAAGTGAACAGAGGAACTTTCAGTACTTAATCTCTCATCAAAAAGCAAGTTTCCagtatcaaaaccagataaagccaccacaaaaaagagaactacaggcagtatctctgatgaacacagatgcaaaaatcctcaacaaaatattggccaactgaatccagcaatacattaaaaaaatcattcaccatgatcaagtggatttgttcctgggatgcaaaggtggttcaatattagcaaattaatcaatgtgGTATGTCAtaacaataagaataaaaatcatatgatcatttcaacagatgcagaaaaagcactcaACAAAGTACAatatacattcatgataaaaaaaac
Protein-coding regions in this window:
- the DAG1 gene encoding dystroglycan 1, giving the protein MRMSAGLSLLLPLWGRTFLLLLSVAMAQSHWPSEAGRDWENQLEASMHSVLSDLHEAVPTVVGIPDGIAVVGRSFRVTIPMDLIASNGELVKVSAVGKEVLPSWLHWDPQSHTLEGLPLDTDKGVHYISVSATRLGANGSHVPQTSSVFSIEVYPEDHSEPQSVRAASPDPAEVVSSACAADEPVTVLTVILDADLTKMTPKQRIDLLHRMRSFSEVELHNMKLVPVVNNRLFDMSAFMAGPGNAKKVVENGALLSWKLGCSLNQNNVPDIHGVEAPAREGAMSAQLGYPVVGWHIANKKPPLPKRIRRQIHATPTPVTAIGPPTTAIQEPPSRIVPTPTSPAIAPPTETMAPPVRDPVPGKPTVTIRTRGAIIQTPTLGPIQPTRVSEAGTTVPGQIRPTMTIPGYVEPTAVATPPTTTTKKPRVSTPKPATPSTDSSTTTTRRPTKKPRTPRPVPRVTTKAPITRLETASPPTRIRTTTSGVPRGGEPNQRPELKNHIDRVDAWVGTYFEVKIPSDTFYDHEDTTTDKLKLTLKLREQQLVGEKSWVQFNSNSQLMYGLPDSSHVGKHEYFMHATDKGGLSAVDAFEIHVHKRPQGDRAPARFKAKFMGDPVPVVNDIHKKISLVKKLAFAFGDRNCSTITLQNITRGSILVEWTNNTLPLEPCPKEQIMALSQRIAEDNGKPRAAFSNALEPDFQASSIAVTGSGSCRHLQFIPVAPPRRVPSEVPSTDVPDRDPEKSSEDDVYLHTVIPAVVVAAILLIAGIIAMICYRKKRKGKLTLEDQATFIKKGVPIIFADELDDSKPPPSSSMPLILQEEKAPLPPPEYPNQSVPETTPLNQDTVGEYTPLREEDPNAPPYQPPPPFTAPMEGKGSRPKNMTPYRSPPPYVPP